GCCAACGGTCGCGAGCACGCCAGCACCTTCCTGGAGCAGGCTCAGAATCCGCAAGCGGGCATAATCCATATCGTGCCCGGCGGCAGAGCCAGGGGGAAATCCTCCGGTAATCACATGGACGCGGGTCGAGTTCGTCTGACTCATGGGCATGCCTCCTTTCCTCTGACAACTTGCCGCACCATACCACTGCAGTCGAGCTGTCTTCAATCCGCAGCGGCATGATCGTCGCTTATATTTATTATTATCTTCATCCGCTAACCTCTGGAGAACACAAGAGATTTTTCCAACGAAGGGAGAAAAAAATTTCACGCCCCTCCCTTTGCTCCGCCCTGGCTTTCGGCTATATCCCTAGAAACGTTGGTGCCCTGCCGAAAAATAAGGATACGACGCATTCATGCTCAGATGGCTGCCGGAAGACGTCTCTCCGTATGGAGCGGGCATCGATGCGCTCTTTTACCTCATCTACTACATCACGGCAGCCGCGTTTTTGCTGGTCACCGCAGTCATGATCGCGCTCCTGATCAAGTACCGCTACCAAACAGGACGGCGCGCGGTGTACACCCACGGCAACACCACGCTGGAAATCGTGTGGACCGTGATTCCGGCTCTGGTCTTTATCGGTCTGGGCATCGCCAGCAAAGCGCAATGGGACGAATTGAAGGTCAACATCCCGGAGTCGGACACCGTCATTCACGTGACGGGCAAGCAATTCAACTGGGAAGTGCTGTATCCAGGTCCAGACGGGCAATTCCACACGGCAGATGACAAGCAGGTCGATAATGAAATCCGCGTGCCGGTGGGCAAACCTATCCGGATGGTACTAAAGTCAAAGGATGTGATCCACAGCTTCTTTCTGCCGCAACTGCGGTTCAAACAGGACGCCGTGCCGGGTCGAGAAATCCTGACATGGTTTCAAGCCAATAAACCGGGGAAGTACGAGATTCCTTGCGCGGAACTCTGCGGCTTCGGTCACTCTGGCATGCGCGGCTGGCTCTATGTTTTGAGCGCGGAAGAGTACGCGCAGTGGGTTGCCCAGCAATGGCCGCAGGGTGGGACGCAGATTGGACCGCAGACTGCGGCAGCCGGAGCGGCGGTCGCGACAACGGATGCGACTCCATAAAATGCCGGCCTCTCCATGTCCTCGAAAAGTTTGGTGAAATGAGATGAATACGATAGGAGCGGTCGCCGCACCCGGCCTTCCGGCTTACCCAACGTCAGAAGGATTTTTCCGCACTTATCTCTTTTCGACCGATCATAAAACGATTGGCCGCCAGTTCATGTTCCTAAGCCTGTTCATGCTCGTCTTTGGTGGACTTATGGCGATGCTGATGCGTTGGGAACTCGCGTGGCCACAGTCTCCTATCCCGCTGACGCAGTGGATTCCCGAGCCGTTCATGTACCAGGGCCACATGGACCCGGCTTTCTACAACGCGCTCTTCACCATGCACGCCACTGTCATGATCTTTTTCGTCGTCGTGCCGTTTCTGGTGGGTGGGTTCGGCAACTTTCTGATTCCCCTCATGATTGGCGCAGGCGATATGGCCTTCCCGGTCCTGAACATGGTGTCATTCTGGGTCGCGGTGCCAGCAACGCTTCTGCTCGTCTCCAGCTTTTTCGTCCCCGGCGGCGCGGCGGCTGGCGGCTGGACGATGTATGCCACCTTGTCCGCGAGCGCTCAGTATAGCGGTGTGGACTGGGGCATGAATCTGTGGATTCTCAGCCTGCTGATTCTTGGGGTCTCTTCGTTGATGGGGTCGATCAATTACATCACCACGATCATCAACATGCGCGCGCCCGGGCTGACGTGGTTTCGTTTGCCGCTGACGATCTGGTCGCTGTTCATCACCGCTATTCTCTTACTGTTGGCGCTGCCGGTGCTCACTGCCGCGCTAGTGATGCTGCTCCTCGATCGCACAGCCGGCACCAGCTTCTTTTTGCCGGAAGGCGGCGGGCAGCCGCTGTTGTGGCAGCACCTGTTTTGGTTCTTCGGTCATCCGGAGGTCTATATTCTCGTCCTTCCCGCCATGGGTGTCACTTCAGATATTGTGGCGACCTTCTCGCGCAAGCCTATCTTTGGCTATCGCGCCATGGTGTTTTCCATGCTGGTTCTCGCGTTCCTTTCGTGGATTGTCTGGGGGCATCACATGTTTCAAAGCGGGATGAATCCGCTCTTGGGCACAGCCTTTATGCTCTCGACCATGGTAATCGCGGTGCCGTCGGCGATCAAAACGTTTAATTGGCTCGGCACCTTGTGGGGCGGGAATATCCACTTCACGAGCCCCATGCTTTTCGCCTTAGGTTTTGTGTCCAACTTTGTGATCGGCGGTTTGAGCGGCATCTA
Above is a window of Deltaproteobacteria bacterium DNA encoding:
- the coxB gene encoding cytochrome c oxidase subunit II — translated: MLRWLPEDVSPYGAGIDALFYLIYYITAAAFLLVTAVMIALLIKYRYQTGRRAVYTHGNTTLEIVWTVIPALVFIGLGIASKAQWDELKVNIPESDTVIHVTGKQFNWEVLYPGPDGQFHTADDKQVDNEIRVPVGKPIRMVLKSKDVIHSFFLPQLRFKQDAVPGREILTWFQANKPGKYEIPCAELCGFGHSGMRGWLYVLSAEEYAQWVAQQWPQGGTQIGPQTAAAGAAVATTDATP
- a CDS encoding cbb3-type cytochrome c oxidase subunit I, producing MNTIGAVAAPGLPAYPTSEGFFRTYLFSTDHKTIGRQFMFLSLFMLVFGGLMAMLMRWELAWPQSPIPLTQWIPEPFMYQGHMDPAFYNALFTMHATVMIFFVVVPFLVGGFGNFLIPLMIGAGDMAFPVLNMVSFWVAVPATLLLVSSFFVPGGAAAGGWTMYATLSASAQYSGVDWGMNLWILSLLILGVSSLMGSINYITTIINMRAPGLTWFRLPLTIWSLFITAILLLLALPVLTAALVMLLLDRTAGTSFFLPEGGGQPLLWQHLFWFFGHPEVYILVLPAMGVTSDIVATFSRKPIFGYRAMVFSMLVLAFLSWIVWGHHMFQSGMNPLLGTAFMLSTMVIAVPSAIKTFNWLGTLWGGNIHFTSPMLFALGFVSNFVIGGLSGIYMASTPVDIFIHDTYFIVAHFHYVVAGIIFGMFAALHYWFPKIFGRMLNERLAKMHFVLTYIFFNCTFFPMHFLGVAGHMRRIYNPLQYEFLRPLQEWNVFITHSALCLFAAQLIFVFNFTWSLWKGQRATRNPWQANTLEWSALSPPGHGNFDVQPIVYRGPYEYSSPLVPEDWLPQDRRLDVEATAAF